Proteins encoded by one window of Labrus bergylta chromosome 2, fLabBer1.1, whole genome shotgun sequence:
- the LOC109995967 gene encoding apoptosis-inducing factor 3 isoform X2 — protein sequence MGGCFSKTKPVEVKVELSLLEKEKEVDGLSPNGKASPFADCRPNGALGHGSDEDSTALPLYHKPRDYVEVSVCHVKDLENGQMREVDLGSGKALLIKEHGEFAAMGHKCPHYGAPLVKGVLSKGHVRCPWHGACFNIATGDIEDFPGLDSLPTFQVRVEKDKVIIRANKQALQLQKRSKPMARCSAVINSNTGFSHVLIIGSGPAGLVCAETLRQEGFTDRIVMCTMDRHPPYDRPKLSKSLESTAEQLRLRSMSFLQDHDIELLTEKEAVAIDVKTRSVTFEDGLRMEYRKLFIATGSKPKAITYKGKDVRNVFHLRTPEDANSIAQLANNKNAVIIGTSFVGMEVVAALTDKAHSVSVIGMETVPFKKALGEKLGKSIMKLFEANRVKFYMLNEVSEMIGHHGQLKEVALKSGKVLRADVCVICAGSVPATGFVKQSGIHMDSRGFITVNKMMQTNAEGVFAGGDVVIFPFPPRNNKKVNIPHWQMAHVHGRVAALSMMGRAAEIKTVPYFWSAMFGKTIRYAGYGEGFDDVIIQGDLDELRFVAFYTRSEEVVAVASMNYDPIVSRVAEVLGSGKTIKKRDVETGDISWLIDKGS from the exons ATGGGAGGATGCTTTTCTAAAACCAAACCAG TTGAAGTTAAAGTGGAACTCTCACtcctggaaaaagaaaaagaggtggATGGACTCTCACCTAATGGCAAAGCGAGTCCCTTCGCTGACTGCAGACCTAACGGGGCCCTGGGACACGGCTCTGATGAGGACTCCACCGCGCTCCCCCTCTACCACAAACCACGAGACTATGTGGAGGTCTCCGTCTGTCACGTTAAAGATCTGGAAAACGGACA GATGCGTGAGGTTGACTTGGGAAGTGGCAAAGCTTTGTTGATCAAAGAACATGGAGAGTTTGCAGCCATGGGCCACAAGTGTCCACACTACGGAGCACCTCTTGTCAAAG GTGTGTTGTCAAAAGGCCACGTGCGCTGTCCCTGGCATGGTGCATGCTTTAACATTGCAACAGGAGACATAGAGGACTTCCCTGGACTGGACAGCCTGCCTACCTTCCAG GTCAGAGTTGAAAAGGACAAGGTGATCATTCGCGCAAACAAGCAG GCTCTTCAGTTGCAGAAAAGGTCAAAGCCCATGGCCAGATGCTCAGCAGTCATTAACTCCAACACAGGTTTCAGCCATGTTCTCATCATTGGCTCAG GTCCAGCAGGTCTGGTGTGTGCAGAGACACTGAGGCAAGAGGGCTTCACAGATCGCATCGTCATGTGCACGATGGACAGACATCCTCCATATGACAGGCCTAAACTGAGTAAG TCCTTAGAGAGCACAGCAGAGCAACTGAGACTGCGCTCCATGAGCTTCTTACAGGACCATGACATAGAGCTGCTCACAGAGAAAGAG GCAGTCGCAATAGATGTGAAAACTCGATCCGTGACCTTTGAAGATGGCTTGAGAATGGAGTACAGGAAACTTTTTATTGCTACAGGAAGCAA ACCAAAAGCAATAACCTACAAAGGCAAGGACGTCAGGAATGTGTTCCACCTCAGGACGCCCGAGGATGCAAACAGCATAGCGCAGCTGGCCAACAACAAGAACGCTGTGATTATTGGAACATCCTTTGTTG GCATGGAGGTGGTTGCAGCTCTAACTGACAAAGCCCACTCAGTCTCTGTCATCGGCATGGAGACTGTCCCCTTCAAAAAAGCCCTCGGGGAGAAATTAGGGAAATCAATAATGAAG ctgtttgagGCAAACAGGGTGAAGTTCTACATGCTGAACGAAGTGTCAGAGATGATTGGTCATCATGGACAG CTGAAAGAGGTGGCGTTGAAGAGTGGAAAAGTCCTGCGGGCAGATGTTTGTGTCATTTGTGCAG gaagtGTTCCAGCCACAGGCTTCGTGAAGCAAAGCGGCATCCACATGGACTCTAGGGGCTTCATCACTGTCAACAAG ATGATGCAGACAAATGCTGAAGGGGTGTTTGCTGGAGGAGATGTGGTGATTTTTCCTTTTCCGCCACGGAACAACAAGAAGGTGAACATCCCTCACTGGCAGATGGCCCATGTACACG GAAGAGTGGCAGCTCTCAGCATGATGGGCAGAGCCGCTGAGATCAAAACTGTGCCTTACTTCTGGTCCGCCATGTTTGGGAAGACCATACGCTATGCAG GTTATGGTGAGGgatttgatgatgtcattattcAAGGAGATCTGGATGAACTGAGATTTGTGGCGTTTTATACCag GAGTGAGGAGGTGGTTGCTGTGGCCAGCATGAACTATGATCCCATTGTATCCCGAGTAGCAGAGGTCTTAGGATCGGGAAAGACGATTAAGAAACGAGATGTGGA GACTGGAGACATTTCCTGGTTGATTGACAAAGGGTCTTAA
- the LOC109995967 gene encoding apoptosis-inducing factor 3 isoform X1, protein MGGCFSKTKPVEVKVELSLLEKEKEVDGLSPNGKASPFADCRPNGALGHGSDEDSTALPLYHKPRDYVEVSVCHVKDLENGQMREVDLGSGKALLIKEHGEFAAMGHKCPHYGAPLVKGVLSKGHVRCPWHGACFNIATGDIEDFPGLDSLPTFQVRVEKDKVIIRANKQALQLQKRSKPMARCSAVINSNTGFSHVLIIGSGPAGLVCAETLRQEGFTDRIVMCTMDRHPPYDRPKLSKSLESTAEQLRLRSMSFLQDHDIELLTEKEAVAIDVKTRSVTFEDGLRMEYRKLFIATGSKPKAITYKGKDVRNVFHLRTPEDANSIAQLANNKNAVIIGTSFVGMEVVAALTDKAHSVSVIGMETVPFKKALGEKLGKSIMKLFEANRVKFYMLNEVSEMIGHHGQLKEVALKSGKVLRADVCVICAGSVPATGFVKQSGIHMDSRGFITVNKMMQTNAEGVFAGGDVVIFPFPPRNNKKVNIPHWQMAHVHGRVAALSMMGRAAEIKTVPYFWSAMFGKTIRYAGYGEGFDDVIIQGDLDELRFVAFYTRSEEVVAVASMNYDPIVSRVAEVLGSGKTIKKRDVEMLARLGKTGDISWLIDKGS, encoded by the exons ATGGGAGGATGCTTTTCTAAAACCAAACCAG TTGAAGTTAAAGTGGAACTCTCACtcctggaaaaagaaaaagaggtggATGGACTCTCACCTAATGGCAAAGCGAGTCCCTTCGCTGACTGCAGACCTAACGGGGCCCTGGGACACGGCTCTGATGAGGACTCCACCGCGCTCCCCCTCTACCACAAACCACGAGACTATGTGGAGGTCTCCGTCTGTCACGTTAAAGATCTGGAAAACGGACA GATGCGTGAGGTTGACTTGGGAAGTGGCAAAGCTTTGTTGATCAAAGAACATGGAGAGTTTGCAGCCATGGGCCACAAGTGTCCACACTACGGAGCACCTCTTGTCAAAG GTGTGTTGTCAAAAGGCCACGTGCGCTGTCCCTGGCATGGTGCATGCTTTAACATTGCAACAGGAGACATAGAGGACTTCCCTGGACTGGACAGCCTGCCTACCTTCCAG GTCAGAGTTGAAAAGGACAAGGTGATCATTCGCGCAAACAAGCAG GCTCTTCAGTTGCAGAAAAGGTCAAAGCCCATGGCCAGATGCTCAGCAGTCATTAACTCCAACACAGGTTTCAGCCATGTTCTCATCATTGGCTCAG GTCCAGCAGGTCTGGTGTGTGCAGAGACACTGAGGCAAGAGGGCTTCACAGATCGCATCGTCATGTGCACGATGGACAGACATCCTCCATATGACAGGCCTAAACTGAGTAAG TCCTTAGAGAGCACAGCAGAGCAACTGAGACTGCGCTCCATGAGCTTCTTACAGGACCATGACATAGAGCTGCTCACAGAGAAAGAG GCAGTCGCAATAGATGTGAAAACTCGATCCGTGACCTTTGAAGATGGCTTGAGAATGGAGTACAGGAAACTTTTTATTGCTACAGGAAGCAA ACCAAAAGCAATAACCTACAAAGGCAAGGACGTCAGGAATGTGTTCCACCTCAGGACGCCCGAGGATGCAAACAGCATAGCGCAGCTGGCCAACAACAAGAACGCTGTGATTATTGGAACATCCTTTGTTG GCATGGAGGTGGTTGCAGCTCTAACTGACAAAGCCCACTCAGTCTCTGTCATCGGCATGGAGACTGTCCCCTTCAAAAAAGCCCTCGGGGAGAAATTAGGGAAATCAATAATGAAG ctgtttgagGCAAACAGGGTGAAGTTCTACATGCTGAACGAAGTGTCAGAGATGATTGGTCATCATGGACAG CTGAAAGAGGTGGCGTTGAAGAGTGGAAAAGTCCTGCGGGCAGATGTTTGTGTCATTTGTGCAG gaagtGTTCCAGCCACAGGCTTCGTGAAGCAAAGCGGCATCCACATGGACTCTAGGGGCTTCATCACTGTCAACAAG ATGATGCAGACAAATGCTGAAGGGGTGTTTGCTGGAGGAGATGTGGTGATTTTTCCTTTTCCGCCACGGAACAACAAGAAGGTGAACATCCCTCACTGGCAGATGGCCCATGTACACG GAAGAGTGGCAGCTCTCAGCATGATGGGCAGAGCCGCTGAGATCAAAACTGTGCCTTACTTCTGGTCCGCCATGTTTGGGAAGACCATACGCTATGCAG GTTATGGTGAGGgatttgatgatgtcattattcAAGGAGATCTGGATGAACTGAGATTTGTGGCGTTTTATACCag GAGTGAGGAGGTGGTTGCTGTGGCCAGCATGAACTATGATCCCATTGTATCCCGAGTAGCAGAGGTCTTAGGATCGGGAAAGACGATTAAGAAACGAGATGTGGA GATGTTAGCACGGCTTGGCAA GACTGGAGACATTTCCTGGTTGATTGACAAAGGGTCTTAA
- the cldn26 gene encoding putative claudin-24, whose product MVFLTTKMMQRSALFVTFGGLVTCLITTFLPLWKTMNSDLNEVENWFSGLWHMCLYTEEVGIQCKAYDTLMGLPLDLQISRVLMLVSVGTGGLALLAAFPGLEGVDICVGQPGLKRQLLILGGVLSWVSGLTTLAPVSIVAYTTVVEFWDQGFPDVMPRWEYGEAMFSGWFGGLALVTGGTLFFISVCMEDFDQRPPSVPNSPQVKHRSKHYLKTEVL is encoded by the coding sequence ATGGTTTTTCTGACAACTAAAATGATGCAAAGGTCGGCACTTTTTGTGACGTTTGGAGGTTTGGTCACCTGTCTGATCACCACTTTTCTTCCTCTATGGAAGACGATGAACTCTGACCTGAATGAGGTGGAGAACTGGTTCTCAGGACTTTGGCACATGTGTCTCTATACGGAGGAGGTGGGGATTCAGTGTAAGGCCTATGACACCCTCATGGGACTGCCATTGGACCTGCAGATCTCCAGGGTGCTCATGTTGGTGTCTGTAGGAACTGGAGGCTTGGCTCTGCTGGCTGCTTTTCCAGGACTGGAGGGGGTGGACATATGTGTCGGGCAGCCTGGCCTGAAGAGACAGCTCCTTATTCTGGGTGGGGTGCTGTCCTGGGTGTCAGGGCTCACCACTTTGGCTCCTGTCTCTATTGTGGCCTACACAACGGTGGTCGAGTTCTGGGACCAGGGTTTCCCTGATGTGATGCCTCGCTGGGAGTATGGAGAGGCCATGTTTTCAGGGTGGTTTGGAGGTTTGGCTCTGGTCACCGGAGGGACTCTGTTTTTTATATCGGTGTGCATGGAGGACTTCGATCAGAGACCACCGAGTGTGCCAAACAGCCCTCAGGTGAAGCACAGGAGCAAGCACTACCTGAAGACCGAGGTGTTATAG